In a genomic window of Erinaceus europaeus chromosome 12, mEriEur2.1, whole genome shotgun sequence:
- the CNTD1 gene encoding cyclin N-terminal domain-containing protein 1 gives MDRPARSRLASLGDFQFGAVTTETIEDALLHLAQQNEQAVRGAAGRRGGFRDARIVEFVFLLSEQWCLEKSVSYQAVEILERFMVKQAENICRQATIQLSDKTQPQNWKALKEQLFSKFILRLVSCVQLASKLSFHYKIISNVTVLNFLQALGYLHTKEDLLESELDVLKTLNFQINLPTPLAYVEMLLEVLGYNGCLVPATRLHATCLTLLDLVYLLHEPLYESLLRASIENSTPSQLQGEKFISVKEDFMLLAVGIIAASAFIQNHEYWSQVVDHLQNITGIALESIAEFSYAILTHSVGASTPSRQQPVPPHLAARVLRAAASSNT, from the exons ATGGACAGACCTGCGAGGTCAAGACTGGCTTCCCTCGGTGACTTTCAGTTTGGAGCTGTCACCACGGAGACCATCGAAGATGCTCTGCTGCACTTGGCGCAGCAGAACGAGCAGGCGGTGCGGGGGGCCGCCGGCCGCAGGGGCGGCTTCCGAGACGCCAGGATCGTGG AGTTTGTTTTTCTCCTGTCTGAACAATGGTGTCTGGAGAAATCTGTAAGCTATCAGGCTGTAGAAATCCTAGAAAG GTTTATGGTAAAGCAGGCAGAGAATATTTGCAGGCAAGCTACAATCCAGCTGAGTGATAAGACACAGCCTCAGAATTGGAAGGCTCTGAAAGAGCAGCTTTTCAGCAAGTTTATCCTGCGACTTGTGTCATGTGTTCAGCTGGCAAGCAAACTTTCCTTCCACTACAAA ATAATTAGCAATGTTACAGTCCTGAATTTCCTCCAGGCTCTAGGGTATCTGCACACTAAAGAAGATCTTCTGGAGTCAGAGCTTGATGTTTTGAAGACCCTGAATTTCCAAATCAATCTGCCTACTCCCCTGGCGTATGTGGAAATGCTTCTGGAGGTTTTAG GCTACAATGGTTGTTTGGTCCCAGCCACACGGCTGCATGCCACCTGCCTGACCCTGCTTGACCTAGTCTATCTTCTTCATGAGCCTTTGTATGAGAGCCTGCTGAGGGCTTCAATTGAGAATTCCACACCCAGTCAGCTGCAAGG GGAGAAATTTATTTCAGTGAAGGAAGATTTCATGCTGTTGGCAGTGGGAATCATTGCAGCGAGTGCTTTCATCCAAAACCATGAGTATTGGAGCCAG GTTGTGGATCACTTGCAGAACATCACTGGCATCGCCTTGGAGAGCATTGCAGAGTTCTCTTACGCAATCTTGACTCACAGCGTGGGAGCCAGTACTCCCAGCCGACAGCAGCCCGTTCCTCCCCACCTGGCTGCCAGAGTTCTGAGAGCTGCTGCTTCGTCCAACACATGA
- the LOC103125965 gene encoding cytochrome c oxidase assembly factor 3 homolog, mitochondrial produces the protein MQLLVPASPALRVCQRLSGNMAASGAGDPLDAESGKAPLAQRIDPSREKLTPQQLQFMRQVQLAQWRKTLPKRRTRNILTGLGIGAVVLAIYGYTFYSVSQERFLDELEDEAKAARARALARASGP, from the exons ATGCAGCTTTTAGTCCCAGCAAGCCCCGCGCTGCGTGTCTGCCAAAGGTTGAGCGGCAACATGGCGGCGTCTGGAGCTGGCGATCCCCTAGATGCTGAGAGTGGAAAGGCCCCTCTCGCTCAGCGCATTGACCCGAGTCGCGAGAAGTTGACCCCCCAACAACTTCAGTTTATGAGACAGGTGCAGCTTGCTCAGTGGCGGAAGACGCTGCCAAAGCGGCGGACCCGGAACATCTTGACGGGTCTGGGCATCGGGGCCGTCGTGTTGGCTATTT ATGGTTACACTTTCTACTCAGTGTCTCAGGAGCGTTTCCTGGATGAACTAGAGGATGAGGCCAAAGCTGCCCGAGCCCGAGCCCTGGCAAGGGCATCAGGACCCTGA